One genomic segment of Methanothermococcus okinawensis IH1 includes these proteins:
- a CDS encoding DUF5612 domain-containing protein, producing MEVGLTVIADNKIGVLHKLTGIISKLGGNILYTQQFIKGDNTGLIYMEIEIETEKDEELLLNAVKSMECIKEVELHNTLKKIFGKRIIIIGGGAQVSQVALGAISEADRHNIRGERISIDTMPVVGEDNLADAVASVEKLPRVGLLVLAGSLMGGKITEAVKKLKEKTGLYVISLNMFGSVPRVADLVVTDPIQAGVLAVMTIADTAKFDINRVKGRII from the coding sequence ATGGAAGTTGGATTGACTGTTATAGCAGACAATAAAATAGGGGTTTTACACAAATTAACTGGTATTATTTCAAAATTGGGGGGAAATATACTATACACTCAGCAGTTTATAAAGGGCGATAATACAGGGTTAATCTATATGGAAATAGAGATAGAAACTGAAAAGGATGAAGAACTGCTACTAAACGCAGTAAAATCAATGGAATGTATAAAAGAGGTAGAGCTCCATAACACACTTAAAAAAATATTCGGTAAAAGAATAATTATAATAGGTGGAGGAGCTCAGGTTTCACAGGTTGCACTTGGAGCAATAAGTGAAGCAGACAGGCACAATATAAGGGGAGAAAGAATAAGTATCGACACAATGCCTGTCGTTGGAGAGGATAATTTAGCAGATGCCGTAGCTTCCGTTGAAAAACTTCCAAGAGTGGGATTGTTGGTCCTTGCAGGTTCATTAATGGGGGGAAAGATAACAGAAGCAGTGAAAAAACTTAAAGAAAAAACAGGGCTATATGTAATATCATTAAACATGTTTGGAAGTGTTCCAAGGGTAGCTGATTTGGTTGTTACTGACCCTATTCAAGCTGGGGTGCTTGCAGTTATGACAATTGCAGATACGGCAAAATTTGATATAAATAGAGTTAAAGGAAGGATTATTTAA
- a CDS encoding zinc metalloprotease HtpX, which produces MLSTLKTVFLLALLTGLLYGACLVFHIHPLIAIIIALIPNLIAYFFSDKIVLMSYGAKIVDEREAPTLHRIVEKVAKRAGIPKPKVAIVDTPTPNAFATGRDPKHAVVAVTTGILNLLTPQELEGVIAHEISHVRHRDILISSIVAVIAGAIMYLANILQWGMIFGFGRDEEESPWEFIGSILFVILAPIAATIIQLAISRQREFYADEGGAKYSNPIYLANALAKLERGVSLYPLEHGNPATEHMFIVNPFRGESFMKLFSTHPPTEERIERLMEMAKNPKYLR; this is translated from the coding sequence ATGTTATCCACATTAAAAACAGTCTTTCTATTAGCATTATTGACAGGTTTGCTGTATGGTGCATGTTTGGTCTTTCATATTCATCCATTAATTGCCATAATAATTGCATTAATTCCAAACCTTATAGCTTATTTTTTTAGTGATAAAATCGTGTTGATGAGTTATGGCGCAAAAATTGTAGATGAAAGGGAAGCCCCCACTCTTCATAGGATTGTCGAGAAAGTGGCAAAACGAGCAGGCATCCCAAAACCAAAGGTTGCAATAGTAGATACGCCTACACCAAATGCATTTGCAACAGGTAGAGACCCAAAACATGCAGTGGTTGCAGTCACAACTGGCATATTAAATCTACTAACACCACAGGAGCTCGAAGGTGTAATTGCCCACGAGATAAGCCATGTAAGGCATAGGGATATATTGATAAGCTCTATTGTTGCAGTAATTGCTGGTGCTATTATGTATTTAGCAAACATACTACAATGGGGTATGATATTTGGATTCGGAAGAGATGAAGAGGAGAGCCCTTGGGAGTTCATAGGTTCTATATTATTTGTAATACTTGCCCCTATTGCTGCAACCATTATACAGCTTGCAATTTCTCGACAAAGGGAATTTTATGCCGATGAAGGAGGTGCAAAATATTCGAACCCCATATATCTTGCAAATGCCCTTGCAAAACTTGAAAGGGGTGTAAGTCTATATCCACTGGAACACGGAAATCCTGCAACAGAACACATGTTTATTGTAAATCCATTTAGAGGAGAAAGTTTTATGAAGTTATTTTCAACACACCCGCCAACAGAGGAAAGAATAGAAAGATTAATGGAAATGGCTAAAAATCCAAAATATTTAAGATAA